A single Anaeromyxobacter diazotrophicus DNA region contains:
- a CDS encoding BMP family lipoprotein → MRNTLFALAALLFAFDASAAAPRAKVRIALIVESTVDDKGWCQSMHDAITAVQKKYGPAAVEYSYSEKMKPVDAGSAARQYASKGFDIVICHGAQYKNLVLEMADEFPKTTFAFGTSAEVGPKNVFTYMPQSEETGYLNGLIAGLATKANVVGVVGPVDGGDAARYDRGFVLGVRAVNPKAEVKVAHTGSFGDFVKASELAHTQVKAGADVLTGSSQQALGALRAVATYHDKPIWWLGQDVAQLATPERSKVVAACSYDYVPVIETLVAKRQAGVLGGENLPLNFKNGGFVFKYNDAVGPVLTKEIRGKVDAARASLAAGKLPLDWKSVKF, encoded by the coding sequence ATGAGGAACACGCTGTTCGCGCTCGCCGCGCTGCTCTTCGCGTTCGACGCCTCGGCCGCCGCGCCCAGGGCCAAGGTCCGCATCGCCCTCATCGTCGAGTCCACGGTGGACGACAAGGGCTGGTGCCAGTCCATGCACGACGCCATCACGGCGGTGCAGAAGAAGTACGGCCCGGCCGCGGTCGAGTACAGCTACAGCGAGAAGATGAAGCCGGTGGACGCCGGCTCGGCGGCGCGCCAGTACGCCTCGAAGGGCTTCGACATCGTCATCTGCCACGGGGCCCAGTACAAGAACCTGGTCCTCGAGATGGCGGACGAGTTCCCGAAGACCACCTTCGCGTTCGGCACGAGCGCCGAGGTCGGCCCGAAGAACGTCTTCACCTACATGCCCCAGAGCGAGGAGACCGGGTACCTGAACGGCCTCATCGCCGGCCTGGCCACCAAGGCCAACGTGGTGGGCGTGGTCGGCCCCGTCGACGGCGGCGATGCCGCCCGCTACGACCGCGGGTTCGTGCTGGGCGTCCGGGCGGTGAACCCCAAGGCCGAGGTCAAGGTCGCGCACACCGGCAGCTTCGGGGACTTCGTGAAGGCCTCCGAGCTCGCCCACACCCAGGTCAAGGCGGGCGCCGACGTCCTCACCGGCTCGTCGCAGCAGGCGCTCGGCGCGCTGCGGGCGGTGGCCACCTACCACGACAAGCCGATCTGGTGGCTCGGGCAGGACGTCGCCCAGCTCGCGACCCCCGAGCGGAGCAAGGTCGTCGCGGCCTGCAGCTACGACTATGTCCCGGTGATCGAGACGCTCGTCGCGAAGCGCCAGGCGGGCGTGCTCGGCGGCGAGAACCTGCCCCTCAACTTCAAGAACGGCGGGTTCGTCTTCAAGTACAACGACGCCGTGGGGCCGGTCCTCACGAAGGAGATCCGGGGCAAGGTGGACGCCGCCCGGGCGAGCCTCGCCGCCGGCAAGCTCCCGCTCGACTGGAAGAGCGTCAAGTTCTGA
- the xdhA gene encoding xanthine dehydrogenase small subunit yields MSDRIRFVLDGKVRELAGVDPTLTVLRWLREVEHRTGTKEGCAEGDCGACTVVLADLRAGEVRYRAVNACLLFLPALDGKALLTVEDARGADGGLHPVQEAMVACHASQCGFCTPGFVMSLVALYESEPAPSRRRLDDVLAGNLCRCTGYRPIVAAARQAYASGERSALAAQQAQLAALLASVRREGTLALEHGGRRFFAPRTLAALAEILERHPGARLVAGGTDAGLWVTKQHRTLETLVSLASVEELLRVTVTDTHLELGAAVTYADAHAVLAAHHPDLGELVRRIGSQQIRNMGTLAGNVANASPIGDTLPALLALDATLVLQRGGARRELPLDGFFTGYRQTALRPGELIAAIRLPARSPDRAFRAYKVSKRFDQDISAVCGAFAVTLAGDRVRDVRLCYGGAAATPLRARAAERALLGRPWDEAAVAAALPVLDGELAPISDARATAGYRRLVAKNLLRKFQLETAPGRAAPPAGTRVLAAPEEA; encoded by the coding sequence ATGAGCGACCGCATCCGCTTCGTCCTCGATGGGAAGGTCCGGGAGCTCGCCGGGGTGGACCCCACCCTCACCGTCCTCCGCTGGCTGCGCGAGGTCGAGCACCGCACCGGGACGAAGGAGGGGTGCGCCGAAGGGGACTGCGGCGCCTGCACGGTGGTGCTCGCCGACCTCCGCGCCGGCGAGGTGCGCTACCGCGCCGTGAACGCCTGCCTCCTCTTCCTCCCCGCGCTCGACGGGAAGGCGCTCCTCACGGTCGAGGACGCCCGGGGCGCGGACGGCGGGCTCCACCCCGTGCAGGAGGCGATGGTGGCGTGCCACGCCTCGCAGTGCGGCTTCTGCACGCCGGGCTTCGTCATGTCGCTCGTCGCGCTGTACGAGAGCGAGCCCGCGCCGTCGCGCCGCAGGCTCGACGACGTCCTCGCCGGGAACCTCTGCCGCTGCACCGGCTACCGCCCCATCGTCGCCGCCGCTCGGCAGGCGTACGCCTCGGGCGAGCGCTCCGCCCTGGCGGCCCAGCAGGCGCAGCTCGCCGCCCTGCTCGCGTCCGTCCGGCGCGAGGGCACCCTCGCCCTCGAGCACGGCGGGCGGCGGTTCTTCGCCCCGCGCACCCTCGCCGCGCTCGCCGAGATCCTGGAGCGCCACCCGGGCGCGCGCCTCGTCGCCGGGGGCACCGACGCCGGGCTGTGGGTGACGAAGCAGCACCGGACCCTCGAGACGCTCGTCTCGCTCGCCTCGGTCGAGGAGCTCCTCCGGGTGACCGTGACCGACACGCACCTCGAGCTCGGTGCAGCGGTGACCTACGCCGACGCCCACGCGGTGCTCGCGGCCCACCACCCCGATCTCGGCGAGCTCGTCCGGCGCATCGGCTCGCAGCAGATCCGGAACATGGGCACCCTCGCCGGCAACGTGGCGAACGCCTCGCCCATCGGCGACACCCTCCCCGCGCTCCTGGCGCTCGACGCCACCCTCGTGCTCCAGCGGGGCGGCGCCCGCCGCGAGCTCCCGCTCGACGGCTTCTTCACCGGGTACCGCCAGACGGCGCTCCGCCCGGGCGAGCTCATCGCCGCCATCCGGCTGCCGGCGCGCTCGCCGGACCGGGCGTTCCGCGCCTACAAGGTCTCGAAGCGCTTCGACCAGGACATCTCGGCGGTGTGCGGCGCCTTCGCGGTGACGCTCGCCGGCGACCGCGTGCGCGACGTGCGCCTCTGCTACGGCGGGGCCGCCGCGACGCCGCTGCGGGCCCGCGCCGCGGAGCGCGCGCTCCTCGGCCGCCCGTGGGACGAGGCGGCGGTGGCCGCCGCCCTGCCGGTGCTGGACGGCGAGCTCGCCCCCATCTCCGACGCGCGCGCCACCGCCGGCTACCGGCGCCTGGTGGCGAAGAACCTGCTCCGCAAGTTCCAGCTCGAGACCGCCCCCGGCCGCGCCGCGCCGCCGGCCGGGACGCGCGTCCTGGCCGCGCCGGAGGAGGCATGA
- the xdhC gene encoding xanthine dehydrogenase accessory protein XdhC: MTGWVAALAELAAAERPAALVTLLRVAGSTPREPGAKLVVTAEALHGTIGGGHLELTAVETARELLAAAARDPGAAGPLVRELQLGPTLGQCCGGVATLLFELVLPPPWQVAVFGAGHVGKALVKLLADLPCRVSWVDAREGEFPAALPASVRRVVTDAPEDALAALPAGADVVVMTHSHALDFQLVEAALRRGDLGYVGLIGSRTKRARFVSRLASRGRTEAELARLTCPIGLPGVGGKLPAEIALAAAAQLLQRRTAAAACLESEQAPARSGGSHQG; encoded by the coding sequence GTGACGGGCTGGGTCGCGGCGCTGGCGGAGCTCGCGGCGGCGGAGCGGCCGGCCGCGCTGGTCACCCTCCTGCGCGTGGCCGGCTCGACCCCGCGCGAGCCGGGCGCGAAGCTGGTGGTGACCGCGGAGGCGCTCCACGGCACCATCGGCGGCGGGCACCTCGAGCTCACCGCGGTGGAGACCGCCCGCGAGCTGCTGGCGGCCGCGGCCCGCGACCCCGGCGCGGCCGGCCCCCTCGTCCGCGAGCTCCAGCTCGGGCCCACGCTCGGCCAGTGCTGCGGCGGCGTGGCGACGCTCCTCTTCGAGCTCGTCCTGCCGCCCCCGTGGCAGGTGGCGGTGTTCGGGGCCGGCCACGTGGGCAAGGCGCTCGTGAAGCTGCTCGCGGACCTGCCCTGCCGCGTGAGCTGGGTCGACGCGCGCGAGGGCGAGTTCCCGGCCGCCCTGCCCGCCAGCGTCCGGCGCGTGGTGACCGACGCGCCCGAGGACGCGCTGGCCGCGCTCCCCGCGGGCGCGGACGTGGTGGTCATGACGCACAGCCACGCGCTCGACTTCCAGCTGGTGGAGGCAGCGCTGCGGCGCGGCGACCTGGGCTACGTCGGCCTCATCGGCTCTCGCACCAAGCGCGCCCGGTTCGTGAGCCGGCTCGCCAGCCGGGGCCGGACCGAGGCGGAGCTCGCGCGGCTCACCTGCCCCATCGGCCTGCCGGGGGTCGGCGGCAAGCTGCCCGCCGAGATCGCCCTCGCCGCGGCGGCGCAGCTCCTCCAGCGGAGGACCGCGGCGGCAGCGTGCCTCGAGAGCGAGCAGGCCCCTGCCCGTTCCGGAGGCAGCCACCAGGGCTGA
- the xdhB gene encoding xanthine dehydrogenase molybdopterin binding subunit — translation MRRARESRPEAAGAVGAPLGHDSARRHVTGEARYVDDLPEPRDLLHAFLRLSERAHARVTRLDVTGVAAAPGVAAVLTARDLPAENDIGPVLPGDKVFADGLVEYWGQSLFAVAAETLDQARAAASRAGIAYEDLPAVLTVEEALARRSFVLPTQVLRRGASAAARARAPHRLSGRLAIGGQEHFYLEGQVAMALPREGGTFLVHSSTQHPSEVQHLVAKVLGIPASAVTVEVRRMGGAFGGKETQAAPVACVAALLAWRTGRPVKLRLDRDDDMIFTGKRHDFLAEYEVGFDGEGRIRGLDLTLASRCGFSPDLSGAINDRAMLHADNCYHLQDVTITSHRCKTNTVSNTAFRGFGGPQGMMAIEQIVDEIARALALDPLEVRRRNFYGRGERDETPYGMKVEDHLLPELVAELERSSDYPARRRAIARFNAQSPWQKRGIALTPVKFGISFTATEMNQAGALVHVYTDGSVHLNHGGTEMGQGLFIKVAQVVADELGVGVDRVQITATTTDQVPNTSPTAASSGSDLNGQAARAAARTIKKRLAACAAAALGGKPEEVVFAGGQARLGRRALGFAELAALAHRERVSLSATGYYRTPKLHYDRRRQRGRPFYYFAWGAAVAEVQIDTLTGEYRVLRADLLHDCGSSINPAVDLGQVEGGFVQGMGWLTTEELWWDAAGRLGTHAPSTYKIPACGDVPEDFRVTLLHAPNREASVHRSKAVGEPPLMLGISVFHALKDAVAAVGDHRLSPRLDAPATPERVLLAVEELRARRAPAELEEAAE, via the coding sequence ATGAGGCGCGCCCGCGAGAGCAGGCCGGAGGCGGCGGGCGCGGTCGGCGCGCCGCTCGGCCACGACAGCGCGCGGCGGCACGTGACGGGCGAGGCGCGCTACGTCGACGACTTGCCCGAGCCGCGCGACCTCCTGCACGCCTTCCTGCGCCTCTCCGAGCGGGCGCACGCGCGGGTGACCCGGCTCGACGTGACCGGGGTGGCCGCCGCGCCCGGGGTGGCGGCGGTCCTCACCGCGCGGGACCTGCCGGCCGAGAACGACATCGGGCCGGTGCTGCCGGGCGACAAGGTCTTCGCCGACGGGCTCGTCGAGTACTGGGGCCAGTCGCTCTTCGCGGTGGCGGCGGAGACCCTCGACCAGGCGCGGGCGGCGGCCTCCCGCGCCGGGATCGCCTACGAGGACCTGCCGGCCGTCCTCACCGTCGAGGAGGCGCTGGCGCGCAGGTCCTTCGTGCTGCCGACCCAGGTGCTGCGGCGCGGCGCCTCCGCCGCCGCCCGCGCGCGCGCGCCGCACCGGCTCTCCGGCCGGCTCGCCATCGGCGGCCAGGAGCACTTCTACCTCGAGGGCCAGGTGGCGATGGCGCTGCCGCGCGAGGGCGGCACCTTCCTGGTCCACAGCTCGACCCAGCACCCGAGCGAGGTGCAGCACCTGGTGGCGAAGGTGCTCGGGATCCCGGCCAGCGCGGTGACGGTGGAGGTGCGCCGCATGGGCGGCGCGTTCGGCGGCAAGGAGACGCAGGCGGCGCCGGTCGCCTGCGTGGCGGCGCTGCTCGCCTGGCGCACCGGCCGCCCGGTGAAGCTCCGGCTCGACCGCGACGACGACATGATCTTCACCGGCAAGCGCCACGACTTCCTCGCCGAGTACGAGGTCGGCTTCGACGGCGAGGGGCGGATCCGCGGCCTCGACCTCACGTTGGCGTCGCGCTGCGGCTTCTCGCCGGACCTGTCGGGCGCCATCAACGATCGCGCCATGCTGCACGCGGACAACTGCTACCACCTGCAGGACGTCACCATCACCTCGCACCGGTGCAAGACGAACACCGTCTCCAACACCGCCTTCCGCGGCTTCGGCGGGCCGCAGGGGATGATGGCGATCGAGCAGATCGTGGACGAGATCGCGCGGGCGCTCGCGCTCGATCCGCTGGAAGTTCGCCGCCGCAACTTCTACGGCCGCGGCGAGCGGGACGAGACGCCCTACGGGATGAAGGTCGAGGACCACCTCCTGCCGGAGCTGGTGGCCGAGCTCGAGCGGAGCTCGGACTACCCGGCGCGGCGGCGCGCCATCGCCCGCTTCAACGCGCAGAGCCCGTGGCAGAAGCGCGGGATCGCGCTCACCCCGGTGAAGTTCGGCATCTCCTTCACCGCCACCGAGATGAACCAGGCCGGCGCCCTGGTCCACGTGTACACGGACGGCAGCGTCCACCTGAACCACGGCGGCACCGAGATGGGCCAGGGGCTCTTCATCAAGGTGGCGCAGGTGGTCGCCGACGAGCTCGGCGTGGGCGTGGACCGGGTCCAGATCACGGCCACCACCACCGACCAGGTGCCGAACACCTCCCCCACCGCGGCCTCCTCCGGCAGCGACCTCAACGGCCAGGCGGCCCGGGCGGCCGCGCGCACCATCAAGAAGCGGCTCGCCGCCTGCGCCGCGGCCGCGCTCGGCGGGAAGCCGGAGGAGGTCGTCTTCGCCGGCGGCCAGGCGCGGCTCGGCCGGCGGGCGCTCGGCTTCGCCGAGCTGGCGGCGCTCGCCCACCGCGAGCGCGTCTCGCTCTCGGCCACCGGCTACTACCGCACCCCCAAGCTCCACTACGACCGGCGGCGGCAGCGGGGGCGCCCCTTCTACTACTTCGCCTGGGGGGCGGCCGTGGCCGAGGTCCAGATCGACACGCTCACCGGCGAGTACCGGGTGCTCCGCGCCGACCTCCTCCACGACTGCGGCAGCTCGATCAACCCGGCTGTCGACCTGGGCCAGGTCGAGGGCGGGTTCGTGCAGGGCATGGGCTGGCTCACCACCGAGGAGCTGTGGTGGGACGCGGCGGGGCGGCTCGGCACGCACGCACCGTCGACCTACAAGATCCCCGCCTGCGGCGACGTGCCGGAAGACTTCCGGGTGACGCTGCTCCACGCCCCCAACCGGGAGGCGTCGGTCCACCGCTCCAAGGCCGTCGGCGAGCCGCCCCTCATGCTCGGCATCTCGGTGTTCCACGCGCTGAAGGACGCCGTGGCCGCGGTGGGGGACCACCGCCTCTCCCCGCGGCTCGACGCGCCGGCCACCCCGGAGCGCGTGCTGCTCGCGGTGGAGGAGCTGCGGGCGCGGCGGGCGCCGGCGGAGCTCGAGGAGGCGGCCGAGTGA
- a CDS encoding amidohydrolase family protein: MTSSLVIGPDRAGRTVAIAGGLVVAAAPEGARRLPCPDGEIGPGAVCAHTHLYSGLARHGMPPPVPPPRTFLEILERVWWRLDRALDADALRAGARDYLARALLAGTTAVVDHHESPRFIEGSLALLAEECQRLGMRALLCYGATERNSGPDEARRGLDECRRVPAGPLVRGLVGLHASFTVSDATVRAAGELARELGTALHVHVAEDGADVADARARGAEGPLQRLAALGALAPGSILAHGVHLGPDEVALADARGCWFVQNPRSNEANRVGYPRALRHARRVALGTDGFEADMAVEEAALFRLAAAADDPGPAGRLAAGHALVAERFGAAPEPLAPGSLGDAVVRERGRVRHAVVGGRVVVEDGRLASEDLELISATAQREAARLWQRMAKI, from the coding sequence TTGACTTCATCGCTCGTCATCGGCCCGGACCGCGCCGGGCGCACCGTCGCGATCGCCGGAGGTCTCGTCGTCGCCGCCGCGCCGGAGGGCGCGCGCCGCCTGCCCTGCCCGGACGGAGAGATCGGGCCGGGCGCGGTCTGCGCCCACACGCACCTCTACAGCGGGCTGGCGCGCCACGGCATGCCGCCCCCGGTCCCGCCGCCGCGGACGTTCCTCGAGATCCTCGAGCGGGTGTGGTGGCGGCTCGACCGCGCGCTCGACGCCGACGCGCTGCGGGCGGGCGCGCGCGACTACCTCGCCCGCGCGCTCCTCGCCGGCACCACGGCGGTGGTGGATCACCACGAGTCGCCCCGCTTCATCGAGGGATCGCTCGCTCTCCTGGCCGAGGAGTGCCAGCGGCTCGGGATGCGGGCCCTCCTCTGCTACGGGGCGACCGAGCGCAACTCCGGGCCGGACGAGGCGCGGCGGGGCCTCGACGAGTGCCGGCGCGTCCCCGCAGGGCCGCTCGTGCGCGGGCTGGTGGGGCTCCACGCGAGCTTCACGGTCTCGGACGCCACGGTCCGCGCCGCCGGCGAGCTCGCGCGCGAGCTCGGCACGGCCCTGCACGTCCACGTGGCCGAGGACGGCGCCGACGTGGCCGACGCGCGGGCGCGCGGCGCCGAGGGCCCGCTGCAGCGCCTCGCGGCGCTCGGCGCGCTCGCGCCGGGGTCCATCCTCGCCCACGGCGTCCACCTCGGGCCGGACGAGGTCGCCCTGGCCGACGCGCGCGGCTGCTGGTTCGTCCAGAACCCGCGCTCCAACGAGGCGAACCGCGTCGGCTATCCGCGCGCCCTGCGGCACGCGCGGCGGGTCGCGCTCGGCACCGACGGCTTCGAGGCGGACATGGCGGTGGAGGAGGCGGCGCTCTTCCGGCTCGCCGCCGCCGCGGACGACCCGGGCCCGGCGGGCCGGCTCGCCGCCGGCCACGCGCTCGTGGCCGAGCGCTTCGGCGCGGCGCCGGAGCCGCTCGCCCCCGGGAGCCTCGGCGACGCGGTGGTGCGGGAGCGCGGCCGGGTCCGCCACGCGGTCGTGGGCGGGCGGGTGGTGGTGGAGGACGGCCGGCTGGCCTCGGAGGACCTGGAGCTCATCTCGGCGACCGCGCAGCGCGAGGCGGCGCGCCTCTGGCAGCGCATGGCGAAGATCTGA
- a CDS encoding pyridoxal-phosphate dependent enzyme: MTRGEVRFVCHGCGAAVDAARALPFRCPNAGAPGDDTDHLLVPEDAPGPFPAGGEPDPFLRYRALLSPYRLARAAGLPDAAWAELAGGLDAALARVDGRGFRLTPLGAEPALARAAGLRGELWVKDETGNVSGSHKARHLMLVMLHLRVVEAARLPAGDGLRGRRLAIASCGNAALAAAVVARAADWPLEVFIPPDASGTVTARLRELGAAVAVCPRRPGEAGDPCFLRFREAVQAGAIPFGVQGPENGLAIEGGRTLAYELADQLRAAGAPPVTLFVQVGGGALASALGQGFATAARLGALARPPRLVAVQAAGCAPLARAWERLGPSPLGAAARARSRFMWPWEETPASVAHGILDDETYDWWATAEAMRATGGAPVVVSEEALRRAHALARAHTAVAASATGTAGLAGALAAPPEGAALVVFSGVER; this comes from the coding sequence ATGACGCGCGGGGAGGTCCGCTTCGTGTGTCACGGCTGCGGGGCGGCGGTCGACGCCGCCCGCGCGCTGCCGTTCCGCTGCCCGAACGCAGGCGCCCCGGGCGACGACACCGACCACCTCCTCGTGCCCGAGGACGCCCCCGGCCCCTTCCCGGCCGGCGGCGAGCCGGACCCCTTCCTGCGCTACCGCGCGCTGCTCTCGCCCTACCGGCTGGCGCGCGCCGCGGGCCTGCCCGACGCCGCCTGGGCGGAGCTCGCCGGCGGCCTCGACGCGGCGCTCGCCCGCGTGGACGGCCGCGGGTTCCGGCTGACGCCGCTCGGCGCCGAGCCCGCGCTGGCGCGCGCGGCGGGGCTCCGGGGCGAGCTGTGGGTGAAGGACGAGACCGGCAACGTCTCCGGCTCGCACAAGGCGCGCCACCTCATGTTGGTCATGCTCCACCTGCGGGTGGTGGAGGCGGCGCGGCTGCCGGCCGGCGACGGCCTGCGCGGGCGCCGGCTCGCCATCGCCTCCTGCGGCAACGCCGCCCTGGCGGCGGCGGTCGTCGCGCGCGCAGCGGACTGGCCGCTCGAGGTCTTCATCCCGCCCGACGCGAGCGGGACCGTGACCGCGCGCCTGCGCGAGCTGGGGGCGGCCGTCGCCGTCTGCCCGCGCCGCCCCGGCGAGGCGGGCGACCCGTGCTTCCTGCGCTTCCGCGAGGCGGTCCAGGCGGGCGCGATCCCCTTCGGCGTGCAGGGTCCGGAGAACGGGCTCGCCATCGAGGGCGGCCGCACCCTCGCCTACGAGCTCGCCGATCAGCTCCGCGCCGCGGGCGCGCCCCCGGTGACGCTCTTCGTGCAGGTCGGGGGCGGCGCGCTCGCGAGCGCGCTCGGCCAGGGGTTCGCGACGGCGGCGCGCCTCGGCGCGCTCGCGCGGCCCCCGCGCCTCGTGGCCGTGCAGGCGGCCGGCTGCGCGCCGCTCGCCCGCGCGTGGGAGCGGCTCGGACCCTCGCCGCTCGGCGCGGCGGCGCGCGCGCGCTCCCGCTTCATGTGGCCCTGGGAGGAGACCCCCGCGAGCGTGGCGCACGGCATCCTCGACGACGAGACCTACGACTGGTGGGCCACCGCGGAGGCGATGCGCGCCACCGGCGGCGCGCCGGTGGTGGTGAGCGAGGAGGCGCTCCGGCGCGCGCACGCGCTCGCCCGGGCGCACACCGCCGTCGCGGCCTCCGCCACCGGGACCGCGGGGCTCGCCGGCGCCCTCGCCGCGCCACCGGAGGGCGCGGCGCTGGTCGTCTTCTCCGGCGTGGAGCGCTGA
- a CDS encoding pyridoxal-phosphate dependent enzyme, giving the protein MARLGLEKTVVDEDVYARTLGRFREAGVVLPTLGQLRDPGTIPAAIRARLGAVDPDSPHPLNLFRVHWFNDATRRGIAAVPEHLELPSALTGVKARVVLALGNRFPMIHAHKVLAAYGCLVPRVVTGQFDPTRHRAVWPSTGNYCRGGVAISRILGCRGVAVLPENMSQERFDWLDRWVGDPGDVVRTPGSESNVKEIYDTCAALDRDPANIIFNQFCEFGNYLVHRTCTGPALEKIFGALAAGRPGAKLAAYVSASGSGGTLAAGDHLKERLGAKIVAVEALECPTLLYNGFGEHNIQGIGDKHLPYIHNVMNTDFVAGVSDQLTDTLLVLFNTDEGRRYLVERRGLAPAFVARLGDLGLSSICNLLAAVKTAKYLDLGPDDVVLTVATDGAAMYGSEVAKVTARDFGGRFDAVSAGETFGRALAGAATDHLLELSHLDRKRIFNLGYFTWVEQQGVSVEEFVARARQSFWDGLLELVPAWDAMIAEFNAKSGAGARAA; this is encoded by the coding sequence ATGGCGCGGCTGGGGCTCGAGAAGACGGTGGTGGACGAGGACGTGTACGCGCGCACGCTGGGGCGCTTCCGCGAGGCCGGCGTGGTCCTGCCGACGCTCGGCCAGCTGCGCGATCCCGGCACCATCCCGGCCGCGATCCGCGCCCGGCTGGGCGCGGTCGACCCCGACAGCCCGCACCCGCTCAACCTGTTCCGGGTGCACTGGTTCAACGACGCCACCCGCCGCGGGATCGCCGCCGTCCCCGAGCACCTCGAGCTGCCCTCCGCGCTCACGGGGGTGAAGGCGCGCGTCGTGCTCGCGCTCGGCAACCGCTTCCCCATGATCCACGCCCACAAGGTGCTGGCCGCCTACGGGTGCCTCGTGCCGCGGGTGGTGACCGGGCAGTTCGACCCCACCCGGCACCGCGCGGTGTGGCCCTCCACCGGCAACTACTGCCGCGGCGGGGTCGCCATCTCGCGCATCCTGGGCTGCCGCGGCGTGGCCGTGCTGCCCGAGAACATGAGCCAGGAGCGGTTCGACTGGCTCGACCGGTGGGTGGGCGATCCCGGCGACGTCGTCCGGACGCCCGGGTCCGAGAGCAACGTGAAGGAGATCTACGACACCTGCGCGGCGCTCGACCGCGACCCGGCCAACATCATCTTCAACCAGTTCTGCGAGTTCGGGAACTACCTCGTCCACCGCACCTGCACCGGGCCGGCGCTGGAGAAGATCTTCGGCGCGCTCGCCGCGGGCCGGCCCGGCGCGAAGCTCGCCGCCTACGTCTCCGCCTCCGGCTCCGGCGGCACCCTCGCCGCCGGCGATCACCTGAAGGAGCGGCTCGGGGCGAAGATCGTCGCGGTCGAGGCGCTCGAGTGCCCGACGCTGCTCTACAACGGCTTCGGCGAGCACAACATCCAGGGCATCGGCGACAAGCACCTCCCCTACATCCACAACGTGATGAACACCGACTTCGTGGCGGGCGTGAGCGACCAGCTCACCGACACGCTGCTCGTGCTCTTCAACACCGACGAGGGGCGGCGCTACCTGGTGGAGCGGCGCGGCCTCGCCCCTGCGTTCGTGGCGCGGCTCGGGGACCTCGGACTCTCGTCCATCTGCAACCTGCTCGCGGCCGTCAAGACGGCCAAGTACCTCGACCTCGGCCCGGACGACGTCGTCCTCACCGTCGCCACCGACGGCGCCGCCATGTACGGCAGCGAGGTGGCCAAGGTCACCGCCCGCGACTTCGGCGGCCGGTTCGACGCCGTGTCGGCCGGCGAGACGTTCGGCCGCGCGCTGGCGGGCGCCGCCACGGACCACCTGCTCGAGCTCTCGCACCTCGACCGCAAGCGCATCTTCAACCTCGGCTACTTCACCTGGGTCGAGCAGCAGGGCGTCTCGGTGGAGGAGTTCGTGGCGCGCGCGCGTCAGTCGTTCTGGGACGGGCTCCTCGAGCTCGTGCCGGCCTGGGACGCCATGATCGCCGAGTTCAACGCGAAGAGCGGCGCGGGCGCGCGCGCCGCATGA